From Anopheles funestus chromosome 3RL, idAnoFuneDA-416_04, whole genome shotgun sequence, a single genomic window includes:
- the LOC125770779 gene encoding axoneme-associated protein mst101(2)-like isoform X7 produces MAKKGKAKNGAATGEGEQVSAPVAATTNVPAADPARPAVAPVKEVKLEVKPVPEKKTNPPNKANNGTVANGSEGETGEMRRKRSRRGRKKKSDDASDEQSKDKAPSTLTARKNLRKKRSKLMRTLEQLEANPAQATPEGKPIQTPEDIRKKIQIIESLLQHLQAQTQEEKKKMETLKSVKAEPQEPPKKEQQAPKVSEAAPKNLTSEKARKEGEVKKLANEKAEIQNEAKRLVQDKARKEQEMKKLIEEKAKKDAEAKQLLEEKAAREAELAKLTQAKARVETVEQKINEIDQKVQQRKEADEGKVAPGSPKQKKDQARTRKDSESSKKKEAEDKAKKEAEEKGKKEAAEKAKKETDEKAKKEAEEKVKKEAAEKAKKDAEEKAKKEAAEKAKKEAAEKAKKEAEEKAKKEAAEKAKKEAEEKAKKEAAEKAKKEAEEKAKKEAEEKAKKEAAEKAKKEAEEKAKKEAAEKAKKEAEEKAKKEAAEKAKKEAEEKAKKEAAEKAKKEAEEKAKKEAAEKAKKEAEEKAKKEAEEKAKKDAAEKAKKEAEEKAKKESDEKAKQEAAAKAKKLAEEDAKRKTNGEAAKQSNGSAPTTPTQEKPATSKQDAKNSKKNNKRTPKNSVSEDEKNTTKATGSKNGQSGDFASSAEPVTVAKSQESQSAPVPIPKTPEAAPASPKSSPKPGNGKPATPVNGKQQTPPAKTPEKSPPQPKTASRTSPPKTTAKAPSPPKTAPAAARAPPKPSTPPASKKPEPPPKPEFLKRKSPSVEKEKIVAAKVAAPTATAPQQVPQQAPAAAPAPSSVPAPSTPAPVPTPATVPTPASPAPAAEPTGPAAEEGAAASARLTEEALNGAKKPATAGAGAASKPKPVQKKPEVPPKPDVHSKSAAKMKTPIKQPGGKTSTSDSRSPAAELSRTEAFKKNMDIISTIADVLLSHSRSKKIRALDPSSSDASSKPTTNSSINPSSSSSTSREPSSPSSASLLSSLFPSLSQSSSPSASTSHQASSSSADAPHKPKSKLDLERILRILQASQPPPRSSGTEPGQGTSSSSPGPEPSTSSSVPFPEIPSGTDTDEHPLGSFLTKDAIRMLMPTLQEVNVKFNVEKQLQALNATAAMAKILPKTLPPGTDTTEEDELEEDLLDEETEDTIEYKFTPRPVFIATICQVCKNPLKSFFHCERCVMVSYCGDEHRRMDQPAHRDLCTVLCEIAASRGGHIYQLARKLNVQEYRNLRVHTLNQIELSLKRPMQAFEREIVLFPRICFTPDCREWRQELLTECTDCRQVSYCIADPTHLQASHRRWCKAYLLFQKLILRQRILGRIEPVLPTRILTKSTPLPANIDEAFKQLYKNSTVPRDECVYAVLSQIATAPLSALYAYQQTGLPFGNTFTIHLVGAELQFEGDTLDKWEAFFLHLVPEVAVLRVVFVGPELNVENLPIDVISRIRMCRTCRLKCRVVAFDFQCRTMYHDYRQSSRYQRPNLICFFNPGLHRTTGFAGLDSWPVTIRAATEANCPMLVTAYTELESPLDLERLQRESTRTLQVIQSPSVNPFASKRPDRNFISDDTAPMIFKNYYYFVVK; encoded by the exons atggCGAAGAAAGGGAAGGCTAAAAATGGGGCGGCCACTGGTGAAGGAGAACAAGTGTCAGCTCCAGTGGCAGCGACCACCAATGTCCCAGCAGCTGATCCAGCGAGACCAGCCGTCGCACCGGTCAAGGAAGTGAAGCTTGAAGTTAAGCCCGTTCCGGAGAAAAAGACCAACCCACCGAACAAAGCTAATAATGGTACCGTAGCGAACGGTTCCGAAGGTGAAACTGGTGAGATGAGACGCAAGCGAAGCCGTCGTGGCCGCAAGAAGAAGTCGGATGACGCATCGGATGAGCAGTCCAAGGATAAAGCACCCTCAACGCTGACGGCCAGGAAAAATCTGCGCAAAAAGCGTAGCAAGCTGATGCGAACACTGGAGCAGCTCGAGGCCAATCCAGCGCAGGCTACACCGGAAGGTAAACCGATACAGACCCCTGAAGATATCCGCAAGAAGATTCAAATCATTGAAAGTTTGCTGCAGCATCTGCAGGCACAGACTcaggaggaaaagaaaaagatggaAACTCTCAAGAGCGTCAAGGCGGAACCACAGGAACCGCCCAAGAAAGAGCAACAGGCTCCGAAAGTGTCGGAAGCGGCTCCAAAGAATTTAACCTCCGAAAAGGCACGTAAGGAGGGTGAGGTGAAAAAGCTTGCCAATGAAAAGGCCGAAATCCAAAACGAGGCGAAGCGGTTGGTGCAAGATAAAGCTCGCAAAGAGCAGGAGATGAAGAAGCTGATCGAAGAAAAGGCCAAGAAGGACGCCGAAGCTAAGCAGCTGCTGGAGGAGAAAGCGGCGCGTGAGGCGGAACTGGCAAAGTTGACCCAGGCTAAGGCACGCGTAGAAACGGTTGAGCAGAAGATCAATGAAATCGATCAGAAGGTTCAGCAGCGCAAGGAAGCGGATGAGGGAAAGGTTGCGCCTGGTAGTCCGAAGCAGAAGAAGGACCAGGCACGCACGCGCAAGGATTCGGAATCGAgcaagaaaaaggaagcagAGGATAAGGCCAAGAAAGAGGCGGAAGAAAAGGGCAAGAAGGAAGCGGCTGAAAAGGCTAAGAAGGAAACAGATGAAAAGGCCAAGAAGGAGGCGGAAGAAAAGGTCAAGAAGGAAGCGGCTGAGAAGGCAAAGAAAGACGCCGAAGAAAAGGCGAAGAAGGAAGCGGCTGAAAAGGCGAAAAAGGAGGCGGCTGAAAAGGCCAAGAAGGAAGCTGAGGAAAAGGCCAAGAAGGAAGCGGCTGAAAAGGCCAAGAAGGAAGCTGAGGAAAAGGCCAAGAAGGAAGCAGCCGAGAAGGCAAAGAAGGAAGCTGAGGAAAAGGCCAAGAAAGAAGCCGAGGAAAAGGCCAAGAAGGAAGCGGCTGAAAAGGCAAAGAAGGAAGCCGAGGAAAAGGCCAAGAAGGAAGCGGCTGAAAAGGCGAAAAAGGAAGCCGAAGAAAAGGCCAAGAAGGAAGCGGCCGAGAAGGCAAAGAAGGAAGCCGAGGAAAAGGCCAAGAAGGAAGCGGCCGAGAAG GCGAAGAAGGAGGCAGAAGAAAAGGCGAAGAAGGAAGCGGCTGAAAAGGCGAAGAAGGAGGCTGAGGAAAAGGCCAAGAAGGAAGCCGAGGAAAAGGCCAAGAAGGACGCGGCTGAAAAGGCAAAGAAGGAAGCGGAAGAGAAAGCAAAGAAGGAATCGGATGAAAAGGCAAAACAGGAAGCGGCagcaaaagcgaaaaagcTAGCGGAAGAGGACGCCAAACGGAAAACGAACGGTGAAGCAGCCAAACAGTCAAACGGATCAGCTCCAACAACGCCAACGCAGGAAAAACCGGCCACCTCGAAACAGGATGCTAAGaacagcaagaaaaataacaaacggaCACCGAAAAACAGTGTATCGGAGGAtgagaaaaacacaaccaaggCAACCGGTTCAAAAAACGGACAAAGCGGCGATTTTGCCTCCTCTGCTGAACCCGTCACGGTAGCAAAATCGCAGGAAAGTCAATCAGCACCAGTACCCATCCCGAAGACTCCCGAAGCTGCTCCTGCCTCACCGAAATCCTCCCCGAAACCTGGCAATGGGAAACCGGCCACTCCAGTGAACGGTAAGCAACAGACACCGCCAGCCAAAACACCGGAAAAGTCTCCACCGCAACCCAAGACTGCATCGCGTACCTCGCCCCCGAAGACTACTGCCAAGGCTCCGTCTCCACCGAAAACGGCACCTGCAGCTGCACGAGCCCCTCCGAAACCTAGCACACCACCTGCCTCAAAGAAACCTGAACCTCCGCCAAAGCCTGAATTCCTCAAGAGGAAGTCGCCCTCAGTCGAGAAGGAAAAGATTGTAGCCGCCAAGGTCGCAGCACCAACAGCCACTGCACCCCAACAGGTACCTCAACAGGCCCCTGCAGCTGCTCCCGCCCCTAGCTCAGTACCCGCACCATCCACACCTGCTCCTGTTCCTACTCCTGCCACAGTACCAACACCTGCTTCACCTGCACCTGCCGCTGAACCAACGGGTCCTGCAGCAGAAGAAGGTGCTGCAGCATCCGCACGCCTAACCGAGGAGGCCCTCAATGGAGCGAAGAAACCTGCCACTGCTGGTGCCGGTGCGGCTAGCAAACCGAAACCGGTACAGAAGAAACCGGAAGTGCCGCCCAAACCGGACGTCCACAGCAAGAGTGCCGCCAAAATGAAGACACCCATCAAGCAGCCGGGTGGCAAGACCTCCACG TCTGATTCCAGGTCGCCGGCAGCGGAGCTAAGTAGAACGGAAGCATTTAAGAAAAACATGGACATTATATCGACCATTGCGGACGTGCTGTTGTCCCATTCGCGCTCGAAGAAGATCCGTGCACTCGACCCATCATCATCGGACGCTAGTAGCAAACCCACTACTAACAGCTCCATCAATCCTTCTTCCTCATCTAGCACTAGTCGCGAACCATCATCCCCCTCATCAGCGTCACTCTTATCATCCCTATTTCCATCGCTATCGCAATCATCTAGCCCCTCAGCTAGCACCTCCCACCAAGCTTCTTCCTCGTCGGCAGACGCACCGCACAAACCGAAGTCTAAGCTAGATCTGGAACGCATCCTGCGCATACTGCAAGCATCACAACCCCCGCCTCGTTCGAGCGGCACCGAGCCCGGCCAGGGAAcgtcatcgtcatcaccgGGACCGGAACCTTCCACCTCATCCTCGGTACCATTCCCAGAGATCCCATCGGGCACGGATACTGATGAGCATCCGCTGGGGTCTTTTCTGACCAAAGATGCCATTCGTATGTTGATGCCTACCTTGCAGGAAGTGAACGTAAAGTTTAATGTCGAAAAGCAACTGCAAGCCCTCAATGCTACGGCTGCAATGGCTAAGATACTACCGAAAACATTGCCACCAGGAACGGACACGACCGAGGAGGATGAGCTGGAAGAAGATCTGCTTGATGAGGAAACGGAAGATACGATCGAGTACAAGTTTACACCGCGCCCGGTATTCATAGCAACAATCTGTCAG GTGTGCAAGAATCCGTTGAAGAGTTTCTTCCACTGCGAACGCTGTGTGATGGTTTCATACTGTGGAGATGAACATCGGCGCATGGACCAACCGGCTCATCGTGATCTTTGCACGGTACTGTGCGAAATCGCAGCCAGCAGAG GAGGGCATATTTACCAGCTGGCACGGAAGCTTAACGTTCAGGAGTATCGTAATCTGCGCGTCCACACGCTCAACCAGATCGAGCTGTCGTTGAAACGGCCTATGCAAGCGTTCGAGCGCGAGATTGTACTGTTTCCACGCATCTGCTTCACACCAGATTGTCGCGAATGGAGACAGGAACTGCTGACGGAGTGTACTGATTGCCGACAGGTTTCGTACTGTATCGCAGATCCAACGCACCTGCAAGCTTCCCATCGCCGCTGGTGTAAGGCGTACCTGCTCTTTCAGAAGCTAATCCTACGACAGCGTATCCTCGGGCGGATCGAACCAGTTCTTCCTACGCGTATCCTCACGAAATCGACTCCATTGCCGGCTAACATTGACGAAGCGTTCAAACAGTTGTACAAAAACTCAACTG TACCTCGGGATGAATGTGTGTACGCCGTACTGTCACAGATAGCGACCGCTCCACTGTCCGCACTGTATGCGTACCAGCAGACGGGCCTACCGTTCGGTAACACATTCACCATCCATCTCGTTGGTGCCGAGTTACAGTTTGAGGGCGACACACTGGACAAGTGGGAAGCGTTCTTCCTTCACCTCGTACCGGAGGTCGCCGTACTACGAGTGGTTTTCGTCGGTCCGGAATTGAACGTCGAGAATCTGCCGATCGACGTCATCAGTCGCATTAG AATGTGCCGCACCTGTCGCCTGAAATGTCGTGTGGTGGCGTTTGATTTCCAATGCCGCACGATGTACCATGACTATCGGCAGAGCTCCCGGTACCAACGACCAAACCTTATCTGTTTCTTCAATCCGGGACTTCATCGTACTACGGGCTTTGCTGGTTTGGATAGCTGGCCGGTAACGATTCGTGCCGCCACCGAGGCAAACTGTCCAATGTTGGTGACGGCTTATACTGAGCTTGAGTCGCCGCTCGATTTAGAACGACTGCAGCGAGAATCAACGCGCACCCTTCAGGTGATACAATCACCTTCGGTAAATCCATTCGCTTCGAAGCGTCCCGATCGTAACTTCATATCGGACGACACTGCACCAATGATCTTCAAGAACTACTATTACTTCGTGGTGAAATAG
- the LOC125770779 gene encoding nucleolar protein dao-5-like isoform X11: MAKKGKAKNGAATGEGEQVSAPVAATTNVPAADPARPAVAPVKEVKLEVKPVPEKKTNPPNKANNGTVANGSEGETGEMRRKRSRRGRKKKSDDASDEQSKDKAPSTLTARKNLRKKRSKLMRTLEQLEANPAQATPEGKPIQTPEDIRKKIQIIESLLQHLQAQTQEEKKKMETLKSVKAEPQEPPKKEQQAPKVSEAAPKNLTSEKARKEGEVKKLANEKAEIQNEAKRLVQDKARKEQEMKKLIEEKAKKDAEAKQLLEEKAAREAELAKLTQAKARVETVEQKINEIDQKVQQRKEADEGKVAPGSPKQKKDQARTRKDSESSKKKEAEDKAKKEAEEKGKKEAAEKAKKETDEKAKKEAEEKVKKEAAEKAKKDAEEKAKKEAAEKAKKEAAEKAKKEAEEKAKKEAAEKAKKEAEEKAKKEAAEKAKKEAEEKAKKEAEEKAKKEAAEKAKKEAEEKAKKEAAEKAKKEAEEKAKKEAEEKAKKDAAEKAKKEAEEKAKKESDEKAKQEAAAKAKKLAEEDAKRKTNGEAAKQSNGSAPTTPTQEKPATSKQDAKNSKKNNKRTPKNSVSEDEKNTTKATGSKNGQSGDFASSAEPVTVAKSQESQSAPVPIPKTPEAAPASPKSSPKPGNGKPATPVNGKQQTPPAKTPEKSPPQPKTASRTSPPKTTAKAPSPPKTAPAAARAPPKPSTPPASKKPEPPPKPEFLKRKSPSVEKEKIVAAKVAAPTATAPQQVPQQAPAAAPAPSSVPAPSTPAPVPTPATVPTPASPAPAAEPTGPAAEEGAAASARLTEEALNGAKKPATAGAGAASKPKPVQKKPEVPPKPDVHSKSAAKMKTPIKQPGGKTSTSDSRSPAAELSRTEAFKKNMDIISTIADVLLSHSRSKKIRALDPSSSDASSKPTTNSSINPSSSSSTSREPSSPSSASLLSSLFPSLSQSSSPSASTSHQASSSSADAPHKPKSKLDLERILRILQASQPPPRSSGTEPGQGTSSSSPGPEPSTSSSVPFPEIPSGTDTDEHPLGSFLTKDAIRMLMPTLQEVNVKFNVEKQLQALNATAAMAKILPKTLPPGTDTTEEDELEEDLLDEETEDTIEYKFTPRPVFIATICQVCKNPLKSFFHCERCVMVSYCGDEHRRMDQPAHRDLCTVLCEIAASRGGHIYQLARKLNVQEYRNLRVHTLNQIELSLKRPMQAFEREIVLFPRICFTPDCREWRQELLTECTDCRQVSYCIADPTHLQASHRRWCKAYLLFQKLILRQRILGRIEPVLPTRILTKSTPLPANIDEAFKQLYKNSTVPRDECVYAVLSQIATAPLSALYAYQQTGLPFGNTFTIHLVGAELQFEGDTLDKWEAFFLHLVPEVAVLRVVFVGPELNVENLPIDVISRIRMCRTCRLKCRVVAFDFQCRTMYHDYRQSSRYQRPNLICFFNPGLHRTTGFAGLDSWPVTIRAATEANCPMLVTAYTELESPLDLERLQRESTRTLQVIQSPSVNPFASKRPDRNFISDDTAPMIFKNYYYFVVK; the protein is encoded by the exons atggCGAAGAAAGGGAAGGCTAAAAATGGGGCGGCCACTGGTGAAGGAGAACAAGTGTCAGCTCCAGTGGCAGCGACCACCAATGTCCCAGCAGCTGATCCAGCGAGACCAGCCGTCGCACCGGTCAAGGAAGTGAAGCTTGAAGTTAAGCCCGTTCCGGAGAAAAAGACCAACCCACCGAACAAAGCTAATAATGGTACCGTAGCGAACGGTTCCGAAGGTGAAACTGGTGAGATGAGACGCAAGCGAAGCCGTCGTGGCCGCAAGAAGAAGTCGGATGACGCATCGGATGAGCAGTCCAAGGATAAAGCACCCTCAACGCTGACGGCCAGGAAAAATCTGCGCAAAAAGCGTAGCAAGCTGATGCGAACACTGGAGCAGCTCGAGGCCAATCCAGCGCAGGCTACACCGGAAGGTAAACCGATACAGACCCCTGAAGATATCCGCAAGAAGATTCAAATCATTGAAAGTTTGCTGCAGCATCTGCAGGCACAGACTcaggaggaaaagaaaaagatggaAACTCTCAAGAGCGTCAAGGCGGAACCACAGGAACCGCCCAAGAAAGAGCAACAGGCTCCGAAAGTGTCGGAAGCGGCTCCAAAGAATTTAACCTCCGAAAAGGCACGTAAGGAGGGTGAGGTGAAAAAGCTTGCCAATGAAAAGGCCGAAATCCAAAACGAGGCGAAGCGGTTGGTGCAAGATAAAGCTCGCAAAGAGCAGGAGATGAAGAAGCTGATCGAAGAAAAGGCCAAGAAGGACGCCGAAGCTAAGCAGCTGCTGGAGGAGAAAGCGGCGCGTGAGGCGGAACTGGCAAAGTTGACCCAGGCTAAGGCACGCGTAGAAACGGTTGAGCAGAAGATCAATGAAATCGATCAGAAGGTTCAGCAGCGCAAGGAAGCGGATGAGGGAAAGGTTGCGCCTGGTAGTCCGAAGCAGAAGAAGGACCAGGCACGCACGCGCAAGGATTCGGAATCGAgcaagaaaaaggaagcagAGGATAAGGCCAAGAAAGAGGCGGAAGAAAAGGGCAAGAAGGAAGCGGCTGAAAAGGCTAAGAAGGAAACAGATGAAAAGGCCAAGAAGGAGGCGGAAGAAAAGGTCAAGAAGGAAGCGGCTGAGAAGGCAAAGAAAGACGCCGAAGAAAAGGCGAAGAAGGAAGCGGCTGAAAAGGCGAAAAAGGAGGCGGCTGAAAAGGCCAAGAAGGAAGCTGAGGAAAAGGCCAAGAAGGAAGCGGCTGAAAAGGCCAAGAAGGAAGCTGAGGAAAAGGCCAAGAAGGAAGCAGCCGAGAAGGCAAAGAAGGAAGCTGAGGAAAAGGCCAAGAAAGAAGCCGAGGAAAAGGCCAAGAAGGAAGCGGCTGAAAAGGCAAAGAAGGAAGCCGAGGAAAAGGCCAAGAAGGAAGCGGCTGAAAAG GCGAAGAAGGAGGCTGAGGAAAAGGCCAAGAAGGAAGCCGAGGAAAAGGCCAAGAAGGACGCGGCTGAAAAGGCAAAGAAGGAAGCGGAAGAGAAAGCAAAGAAGGAATCGGATGAAAAGGCAAAACAGGAAGCGGCagcaaaagcgaaaaagcTAGCGGAAGAGGACGCCAAACGGAAAACGAACGGTGAAGCAGCCAAACAGTCAAACGGATCAGCTCCAACAACGCCAACGCAGGAAAAACCGGCCACCTCGAAACAGGATGCTAAGaacagcaagaaaaataacaaacggaCACCGAAAAACAGTGTATCGGAGGAtgagaaaaacacaaccaaggCAACCGGTTCAAAAAACGGACAAAGCGGCGATTTTGCCTCCTCTGCTGAACCCGTCACGGTAGCAAAATCGCAGGAAAGTCAATCAGCACCAGTACCCATCCCGAAGACTCCCGAAGCTGCTCCTGCCTCACCGAAATCCTCCCCGAAACCTGGCAATGGGAAACCGGCCACTCCAGTGAACGGTAAGCAACAGACACCGCCAGCCAAAACACCGGAAAAGTCTCCACCGCAACCCAAGACTGCATCGCGTACCTCGCCCCCGAAGACTACTGCCAAGGCTCCGTCTCCACCGAAAACGGCACCTGCAGCTGCACGAGCCCCTCCGAAACCTAGCACACCACCTGCCTCAAAGAAACCTGAACCTCCGCCAAAGCCTGAATTCCTCAAGAGGAAGTCGCCCTCAGTCGAGAAGGAAAAGATTGTAGCCGCCAAGGTCGCAGCACCAACAGCCACTGCACCCCAACAGGTACCTCAACAGGCCCCTGCAGCTGCTCCCGCCCCTAGCTCAGTACCCGCACCATCCACACCTGCTCCTGTTCCTACTCCTGCCACAGTACCAACACCTGCTTCACCTGCACCTGCCGCTGAACCAACGGGTCCTGCAGCAGAAGAAGGTGCTGCAGCATCCGCACGCCTAACCGAGGAGGCCCTCAATGGAGCGAAGAAACCTGCCACTGCTGGTGCCGGTGCGGCTAGCAAACCGAAACCGGTACAGAAGAAACCGGAAGTGCCGCCCAAACCGGACGTCCACAGCAAGAGTGCCGCCAAAATGAAGACACCCATCAAGCAGCCGGGTGGCAAGACCTCCACG TCTGATTCCAGGTCGCCGGCAGCGGAGCTAAGTAGAACGGAAGCATTTAAGAAAAACATGGACATTATATCGACCATTGCGGACGTGCTGTTGTCCCATTCGCGCTCGAAGAAGATCCGTGCACTCGACCCATCATCATCGGACGCTAGTAGCAAACCCACTACTAACAGCTCCATCAATCCTTCTTCCTCATCTAGCACTAGTCGCGAACCATCATCCCCCTCATCAGCGTCACTCTTATCATCCCTATTTCCATCGCTATCGCAATCATCTAGCCCCTCAGCTAGCACCTCCCACCAAGCTTCTTCCTCGTCGGCAGACGCACCGCACAAACCGAAGTCTAAGCTAGATCTGGAACGCATCCTGCGCATACTGCAAGCATCACAACCCCCGCCTCGTTCGAGCGGCACCGAGCCCGGCCAGGGAAcgtcatcgtcatcaccgGGACCGGAACCTTCCACCTCATCCTCGGTACCATTCCCAGAGATCCCATCGGGCACGGATACTGATGAGCATCCGCTGGGGTCTTTTCTGACCAAAGATGCCATTCGTATGTTGATGCCTACCTTGCAGGAAGTGAACGTAAAGTTTAATGTCGAAAAGCAACTGCAAGCCCTCAATGCTACGGCTGCAATGGCTAAGATACTACCGAAAACATTGCCACCAGGAACGGACACGACCGAGGAGGATGAGCTGGAAGAAGATCTGCTTGATGAGGAAACGGAAGATACGATCGAGTACAAGTTTACACCGCGCCCGGTATTCATAGCAACAATCTGTCAG GTGTGCAAGAATCCGTTGAAGAGTTTCTTCCACTGCGAACGCTGTGTGATGGTTTCATACTGTGGAGATGAACATCGGCGCATGGACCAACCGGCTCATCGTGATCTTTGCACGGTACTGTGCGAAATCGCAGCCAGCAGAG GAGGGCATATTTACCAGCTGGCACGGAAGCTTAACGTTCAGGAGTATCGTAATCTGCGCGTCCACACGCTCAACCAGATCGAGCTGTCGTTGAAACGGCCTATGCAAGCGTTCGAGCGCGAGATTGTACTGTTTCCACGCATCTGCTTCACACCAGATTGTCGCGAATGGAGACAGGAACTGCTGACGGAGTGTACTGATTGCCGACAGGTTTCGTACTGTATCGCAGATCCAACGCACCTGCAAGCTTCCCATCGCCGCTGGTGTAAGGCGTACCTGCTCTTTCAGAAGCTAATCCTACGACAGCGTATCCTCGGGCGGATCGAACCAGTTCTTCCTACGCGTATCCTCACGAAATCGACTCCATTGCCGGCTAACATTGACGAAGCGTTCAAACAGTTGTACAAAAACTCAACTG TACCTCGGGATGAATGTGTGTACGCCGTACTGTCACAGATAGCGACCGCTCCACTGTCCGCACTGTATGCGTACCAGCAGACGGGCCTACCGTTCGGTAACACATTCACCATCCATCTCGTTGGTGCCGAGTTACAGTTTGAGGGCGACACACTGGACAAGTGGGAAGCGTTCTTCCTTCACCTCGTACCGGAGGTCGCCGTACTACGAGTGGTTTTCGTCGGTCCGGAATTGAACGTCGAGAATCTGCCGATCGACGTCATCAGTCGCATTAG AATGTGCCGCACCTGTCGCCTGAAATGTCGTGTGGTGGCGTTTGATTTCCAATGCCGCACGATGTACCATGACTATCGGCAGAGCTCCCGGTACCAACGACCAAACCTTATCTGTTTCTTCAATCCGGGACTTCATCGTACTACGGGCTTTGCTGGTTTGGATAGCTGGCCGGTAACGATTCGTGCCGCCACCGAGGCAAACTGTCCAATGTTGGTGACGGCTTATACTGAGCTTGAGTCGCCGCTCGATTTAGAACGACTGCAGCGAGAATCAACGCGCACCCTTCAGGTGATACAATCACCTTCGGTAAATCCATTCGCTTCGAAGCGTCCCGATCGTAACTTCATATCGGACGACACTGCACCAATGATCTTCAAGAACTACTATTACTTCGTGGTGAAATAG